One Desulfobulbus oligotrophicus DNA segment encodes these proteins:
- a CDS encoding ATP-binding protein — MRFQWFFQLPIRIKLYAIVLAATTLALLLATTASFILQHQLISKQLHDELRSLAVIIGETAGAGIMFEDKGTLSNILQAALNTKKHIVTGRLFSQDGSLLSVYNSEDFPGEYQQDFEDAVTSNLEGFQQNNAVILLRLPVVHDNEPIGHILIAADLTEYRLTLLFMAILMIGVLLFGLLLAMLLSSRLLRVIVEPIMHLTRLVNKISRKQKYDVRAEVLSQDELGQLAAGFNTMIERIQVRDSILEEQVAERTRDLEQRHLQLIEAKDRAEAANLAKSRFLANMSHEIRTPMNAIIGMTHLAITAKERGQQQRFLATVRHSAENLLGVLNDILDFSKIEAGQLQLNCRPFHLGRFLDNIVATMRPSAEEKGLVLRAHAAPTLPRTVVGDDFRLHQILINLVGNAIKFTAAGSVTIQVVTADDQKRTDDKIRLHFSVIDTGIGIAEHKKEDIFKCFEQADSSYAREFGGTGLGLAIARQLTGLMGGTMWVESVEHQGSIFHFTVACDVWTREVAESMAAVEDAADIGVSGRHILVVDDNEVNRDIASITLEQRYQVSTAGNGLESLERLATLDIDLVLMDVQMPLMDGLATTAVIRACEQGVALDCSLPEELIAALQQRLTGAHVPIVAMTAHAMAEDRQMCLAAGMDGYITKPFLPDQLFQEVASFIRAEASSPAGQPATGEEQTAAGTAKEVSMAGINGHLQSSTGLTASQISRLLIAIQESMRNNLAKMEEAFAADDVSTLAVAAHTLKGTLLQCGLNDLAAVAEQIHSRARHGDGGNDNSKIIFLQQSLADILVTS, encoded by the coding sequence ATGCGATTTCAGTGGTTTTTTCAACTTCCGATTCGAATCAAACTGTATGCCATCGTTCTGGCAGCCACTACCCTGGCGTTGCTGCTGGCAACGACAGCCTCCTTTATTCTGCAACATCAGCTGATCAGCAAACAGCTGCATGATGAACTGCGCTCGCTTGCTGTCATCATCGGGGAAACCGCTGGTGCCGGCATTATGTTTGAGGATAAGGGAACGTTAAGCAACATCCTGCAGGCTGCACTGAATACCAAAAAACATATTGTAACCGGACGTCTCTTCAGCCAGGACGGTTCATTGCTGAGCGTCTACAACAGTGAAGACTTTCCAGGCGAATATCAGCAGGATTTCGAGGATGCAGTCACATCGAACCTTGAGGGGTTCCAGCAGAACAATGCTGTTATCCTGCTGCGTTTACCGGTGGTCCATGATAATGAGCCTATCGGCCATATCCTCATTGCGGCGGATCTCACCGAGTACAGGTTGACCCTTCTTTTTATGGCCATTCTGATGATCGGAGTGCTGCTGTTCGGTCTGCTGCTGGCCATGCTGCTGTCTTCCCGTCTCCTGCGGGTCATCGTCGAGCCCATTATGCACCTGACCAGGCTGGTCAACAAGATTTCACGGAAGCAGAAGTATGATGTTCGTGCCGAGGTGTTGAGCCAGGATGAGTTGGGTCAGCTGGCAGCCGGTTTCAACACCATGATCGAGCGGATTCAAGTCCGTGACAGTATCCTCGAGGAACAGGTGGCCGAACGAACGAGAGATCTTGAGCAGCGGCATCTCCAACTCATTGAGGCAAAGGACAGGGCTGAAGCTGCCAATCTTGCTAAAAGCCGTTTTCTGGCCAATATGAGCCATGAAATCAGGACACCGATGAACGCCATCATCGGCATGACGCACCTGGCCATAACGGCCAAGGAACGCGGGCAACAGCAGCGTTTTCTTGCCACGGTCCGCCATTCTGCGGAGAATCTGTTGGGAGTGCTGAACGATATCCTTGATTTTTCCAAGATCGAGGCCGGCCAGTTGCAGTTGAACTGCCGGCCGTTTCATCTTGGGCGATTCCTTGACAATATCGTTGCTACCATGCGACCCTCGGCTGAAGAAAAGGGATTGGTACTGAGGGCACACGCTGCCCCAACCCTGCCCCGGACTGTGGTGGGTGACGATTTCCGCTTGCATCAGATCCTGATTAATCTGGTGGGTAATGCCATCAAATTCACTGCGGCCGGCTCTGTCACCATCCAGGTTGTTACAGCCGATGACCAGAAGAGGACGGATGACAAGATCAGACTGCATTTCAGTGTTATCGATACCGGTATCGGGATTGCCGAGCATAAAAAGGAGGATATCTTTAAGTGTTTTGAACAGGCGGACTCTTCGTATGCACGGGAATTCGGCGGTACCGGCCTCGGATTGGCAATCGCCCGTCAGTTGACCGGACTGATGGGGGGAACCATGTGGGTGGAGAGTGTCGAGCATCAGGGGAGTATCTTTCATTTCACCGTGGCCTGCGATGTTTGGACCCGGGAAGTGGCTGAATCGATGGCTGCGGTGGAAGATGCAGCCGATATCGGTGTGTCCGGCCGACATATTCTGGTGGTGGATGATAACGAGGTTAACCGCGATATCGCCTCAATTACCCTGGAACAGCGCTATCAGGTTTCCACCGCGGGTAACGGCCTGGAATCGCTCGAACGACTGGCGACCCTGGATATTGATCTTGTGCTCATGGATGTACAGATGCCGTTGATGGACGGTCTTGCCACTACCGCCGTTATTCGCGCCTGTGAACAGGGGGTGGCCCTGGATTGCAGTCTGCCTGAAGAACTCATCGCCGCTCTGCAACAGCGGTTGACAGGCGCCCATGTACCGATTGTGGCGATGACGGCACATGCCATGGCTGAGGATCGGCAGATGTGCCTGGCCGCCGGTATGGATGGGTATATCACCAAACCTTTTCTGCCGGATCAACTTTTTCAGGAAGTGGCTTCGTTTATCCGTGCAGAGGCATCATCGCCGGCTGGACAGCCGGCAACAGGCGAAGAACAGACAGCTGCCGGCACTGCGAAAGAGGTAAGCATGGCCGGAATCAATGGTCACCTGCAAAGCAGCACTGGTTTGACTGCCTCTCAGATCAGCCGGCTGTTGATTGCTATTCAGGA
- a CDS encoding phosphoenolpyruvate carboxykinase (GTP), translating to MMEFKKGVDILSAVGGIATIEEAQNLLKERLDSEHLQRLDVIRHQEVLLKIANAISMCAPEAVYIHTGSEDDCAYVRQMSLEKGEEQPLAMPGHTIHFDLPEDQGRMVNQTFYIVNEDEEVSSLAKKEVREHSLVYIREHMRDIMRGKTMFVGFYSRGPVGAQTSIPAIEITSSTYVMHSAELLYRNCYADFDAEVTRRGEFFTNVHSEGTNRSEDVPKARIYMDRSWQTTFSCYCTYAGNTLLMKKGNHRFASDSALYKYNGEELSEHMFITGMTGPGGRSTFFAGAAPSGCGKTTTAMVGDDFIGDDLAQMWIGPDGTLRAVNPEIGIFGILEDVNLEGDPYLMRCLRQPGTEVIFSNVLVDEQGKPRWTGDGEPPADRGVNFQGTWTRDMVGVPMSHPNSRCTLKSEAVGNHNKAVNADPAGMVIRVVTYSGRDADTMPPVWVAESMDAGVAIGASIVSKATAAEIGTSGVNRQPWANAPFVAGPLANYLDAQFNFYGNPKMTKAPIMAGLNYFLTREARGDRGKGLLGEKRDVHVWLGWLELYAHGDVQAIATPIGLLPKYEDLKKLFTEKISKDYPQSLYDMQFSLYIDNLVSRIDLQQAAWSKEPGASSRLFNVYAEQRAALLVLRDAKGSVVAPRDL from the coding sequence ATGATGGAATTTAAAAAAGGTGTGGATATTTTATCAGCGGTTGGCGGTATTGCCACTATCGAAGAGGCGCAGAATTTATTGAAAGAGCGGCTTGATAGCGAGCATCTGCAACGCTTGGACGTGATCCGTCACCAAGAGGTCTTGCTGAAGATTGCCAACGCCATTTCCATGTGTGCACCGGAAGCCGTCTATATTCACACCGGTAGTGAAGATGACTGTGCATACGTGCGTCAGATGAGCCTTGAAAAGGGTGAAGAGCAACCATTGGCCATGCCCGGCCATACCATTCATTTCGACCTGCCTGAAGACCAGGGCAGGATGGTTAACCAGACCTTTTACATTGTGAACGAAGATGAAGAGGTGTCGTCACTGGCCAAAAAAGAGGTACGGGAGCACTCTCTTGTCTATATTCGTGAACATATGCGTGACATTATGCGCGGTAAAACCATGTTTGTCGGTTTTTACAGCCGTGGTCCGGTCGGAGCGCAAACCTCTATTCCAGCCATCGAGATTACCAGCTCAACCTATGTTATGCACTCGGCTGAGTTACTGTACCGCAACTGTTATGCGGACTTTGATGCTGAAGTTACACGGCGCGGTGAATTTTTCACCAATGTCCACTCCGAAGGAACGAACCGTTCTGAAGATGTTCCCAAAGCCCGCATCTATATGGATAGAAGCTGGCAGACAACCTTTTCGTGTTACTGCACTTACGCCGGTAACACGCTGCTGATGAAAAAGGGCAACCACCGTTTTGCCTCGGACAGCGCCTTGTATAAATATAACGGTGAAGAGTTGTCAGAGCATATGTTCATCACCGGCATGACCGGCCCCGGCGGGCGAAGTACGTTTTTTGCCGGTGCCGCCCCTTCCGGATGCGGAAAGACCACCACGGCCATGGTCGGCGATGATTTTATCGGTGATGATCTGGCACAGATGTGGATTGGTCCTGACGGTACTCTGCGGGCGGTCAATCCGGAGATCGGCATCTTTGGGATTCTGGAAGATGTTAATCTGGAGGGGGACCCCTATCTGATGCGATGTCTGCGACAGCCCGGTACGGAAGTGATCTTCTCCAATGTTCTGGTCGACGAACAGGGGAAGCCGCGTTGGACCGGTGACGGTGAACCGCCTGCAGACAGGGGAGTCAACTTTCAGGGGACATGGACCAGGGATATGGTCGGTGTGCCCATGTCTCATCCCAACTCACGCTGCACCCTGAAATCCGAGGCTGTCGGCAATCATAACAAGGCTGTCAATGCCGATCCTGCCGGCATGGTGATCAGGGTTGTCACCTACTCGGGACGCGATGCCGATACCATGCCGCCGGTCTGGGTGGCCGAGAGTATGGACGCCGGGGTTGCCATCGGTGCCTCCATCGTCTCCAAAGCAACAGCCGCAGAGATCGGTACCAGCGGTGTCAACCGTCAACCCTGGGCCAATGCCCCTTTTGTAGCCGGCCCACTGGCCAACTATCTGGACGCACAGTTTAACTTTTACGGCAACCCAAAGATGACAAAGGCGCCGATCATGGCCGGGCTTAACTACTTTTTGACCCGTGAAGCGAGGGGAGACCGTGGCAAGGGACTCTTAGGGGAAAAACGGGATGTCCATGTCTGGCTGGGCTGGCTTGAGCTCTATGCCCATGGCGATGTCCAGGCGATTGCAACGCCGATCGGCTTACTTCCAAAGTATGAAGATTTAAAGAAGCTGTTCACAGAGAAGATCAGCAAGGATTATCCCCAATCACTGTATGATATGCAGTTCTCTCTGTACATTGACAACCTTGTCAGCCGAATCGATCTTCAGCAGGCTGCCTGGAGCAAGGAACCTGGCGCATCATCACGGCTGTTCAACGTTTATGCAGAACAGAGGGCTGCATTACTGGTTCTCAGGGATGCCAAAGGGAGTGTGGTCGCTCCGCGAGACCTCTAA
- a CDS encoding TonB-dependent receptor plug domain-containing protein, which translates to MLTNRRYARMIRMGLVLSGFLSLEVSAALGMSTGPTDNLYLDMDLSQLMQVTITSVSKKPQTLGNTPAAVFVISQEDIRRSGATSIAEALAMAPGIQVSQISSSKWSISSRGFSGFISNKLLVLIDGRSVYSPVYSGVFWDAQTTMLEDIDRIEVIRGPGGTIWGANAVNGVINIITKKAQDTQGGLLRAGFGTQERLQGAVRYGTKINEDAFARFYAMGNDRESNRLKESGLDAGDSWNTMQTGFRADGVVGTRNEWTLQGDLFRNQGDQILFPYWLSTAPYVVSKHTDFDDNGGNLLAGWQHRFGEHERLSLQMYYDYAARDEDFYNISYRTFDAAVQYETRLGARHDITAGAGFRHIRGDNEATFQSYFPSRTDEVFSLFLQDAFHLIPDRLIITVGSKYEHTPYTGSEWQPSGKLLWAPSEHHSYWASIVRAVRTPSVLEDGGTVTFSNLPPPYGMGYVASSGSEDFAAETALSYELGYRWQPYQSFSFDLALFYTEYDDLYTFRPRPSERGLDLVFTNGVAGHNYGAEVAMTWKPKSWLSLAGTYSYLQSSYKPDTIVSPLDQNISDLFEKMQPMHQFGLRSSLDLTHNWQLNAWLRYTDSFTGGNVTSISAELPVDGSVDGSADLSVNLIWKPRPDMECMLAGQNLLNSGQLYYNSEHLTPPTEIKRGVFGKIIWRF; encoded by the coding sequence ATGTTAACAAACAGACGATATGCTCGAATGATCAGGATGGGGTTGGTTCTGAGCGGCTTTCTATCCCTGGAGGTCTCTGCAGCTCTGGGGATGAGTACCGGTCCGACTGACAACCTCTACCTTGATATGGATCTTTCTCAGCTGATGCAGGTGACCATCACCTCTGTGAGCAAGAAGCCACAGACGCTGGGAAATACTCCGGCAGCGGTCTTTGTCATCTCCCAGGAGGATATCCGCCGTTCCGGAGCAACCTCGATTGCCGAGGCTCTGGCCATGGCTCCCGGTATCCAGGTTTCACAGATCAGCAGTTCAAAATGGTCGATCTCTTCCCGTGGTTTTTCCGGATTTATCTCCAATAAACTCTTGGTACTGATTGATGGCCGTTCCGTTTATTCTCCGGTGTACAGCGGTGTCTTTTGGGATGCGCAGACCACCATGCTTGAAGACATCGACCGGATTGAGGTGATTCGCGGTCCGGGTGGGACTATCTGGGGTGCCAACGCCGTCAATGGAGTGATCAATATCATCACGAAAAAGGCGCAAGATACCCAGGGCGGCCTGTTGCGCGCCGGATTCGGAACTCAGGAGAGACTGCAGGGCGCAGTGCGCTACGGTACAAAGATCAATGAAGACGCCTTTGCCCGTTTCTACGCCATGGGCAACGATCGTGAGAGTAACCGCCTCAAGGAAAGCGGTCTTGATGCCGGGGACAGCTGGAACACGATGCAGACCGGTTTTCGTGCCGACGGTGTGGTGGGCACCCGGAACGAATGGACTTTGCAGGGGGATCTTTTTCGCAACCAGGGAGATCAGATTCTCTTTCCCTACTGGCTGTCAACCGCACCCTATGTCGTGAGTAAACACACGGATTTTGATGACAACGGCGGTAACCTGCTTGCCGGCTGGCAGCATCGATTTGGGGAGCATGAGCGACTTTCACTCCAGATGTACTACGATTACGCCGCAAGAGATGAGGACTTTTATAACATTTCGTACCGGACGTTTGATGCCGCTGTGCAGTATGAAACCCGCCTTGGCGCCCGTCACGATATCACTGCCGGGGCGGGATTTCGTCATATCAGGGGAGATAACGAAGCGACGTTCCAGTCGTATTTTCCCAGTCGAACCGATGAGGTGTTCAGCCTCTTCCTGCAAGACGCCTTTCATCTGATTCCCGATCGCCTCATCATCACCGTGGGGAGCAAGTACGAGCATACCCCCTACACCGGCAGTGAATGGCAACCCAGCGGTAAGTTGCTGTGGGCACCCAGTGAGCATCACTCCTATTGGGCGTCCATTGTCCGGGCGGTCCGGACACCGTCGGTCCTGGAGGACGGAGGTACAGTCACCTTCTCCAACCTCCCGCCCCCCTATGGTATGGGGTATGTGGCGTCCAGCGGGTCTGAGGATTTCGCAGCAGAGACAGCCCTGAGCTACGAGTTGGGCTATCGCTGGCAACCGTATCAGAGTTTTTCCTTTGACCTTGCCCTCTTTTATACGGAGTATGATGACCTGTATACATTTCGGCCCAGGCCAAGTGAGAGAGGCCTGGATCTGGTCTTCACCAATGGTGTTGCCGGTCACAATTATGGAGCTGAAGTGGCCATGACCTGGAAGCCGAAGTCATGGCTCTCCCTGGCCGGTACCTACAGTTATCTCCAGTCTTCCTATAAACCGGACACGATCGTCTCTCCGCTCGATCAAAATATTTCCGATTTGTTTGAAAAAATGCAACCGATGCACCAGTTCGGCCTTCGCTCTTCCCTTGACCTTACCCATAACTGGCAGCTCAATGCCTGGCTCCGGTATACCGACAGTTTTACCGGTGGAAACGTCACCAGCATATCAGCCGAACTTCCGGTCGACGGATCCGTTGATGGCTCTGCAGATCTCAGTGTCAACCTGATCTGGAAACCGAGGCCTGATATGGAATGTATGCTTGCCGGTCAGAACCTGCTCAATTCCGGGCAACTCTACTACAACTCCGAACACCTGACTCCACCCACTGAGATTAAGCGTGGTGTCTTTGGTAAAATAATCTGGCGTTTCTGA
- a CDS encoding YfiR family protein gives MLRLFRLFLFLFLFWTSLWVVSRVADVQAEECNHEYHLKAAFLVNFAKFITWPEQALPADQQDFVLCVVGKDVFGSALDGVESKTVGGRTVRVVRVKSLKNVPTCQMLFISPSEADNLSLIDRWATGGQKAAVMVSDVFNFIEAGGHIQLIVTDNRLSFVVNHTAMRKLGLQANSSLLSLASTVY, from the coding sequence ATGCTACGTCTGTTTCGTTTGTTCCTCTTCCTGTTTCTGTTCTGGACTTCTCTCTGGGTGGTCAGCCGGGTCGCCGATGTACAGGCGGAAGAGTGTAATCATGAGTACCATTTAAAGGCGGCTTTTCTGGTCAATTTTGCCAAATTCATTACCTGGCCTGAGCAGGCTCTGCCTGCTGATCAGCAGGATTTCGTTCTCTGTGTGGTGGGAAAAGACGTCTTTGGCTCGGCGCTTGACGGCGTGGAAAGCAAAACAGTTGGTGGACGTACTGTCCGGGTTGTTCGTGTCAAGTCGCTGAAAAACGTTCCAACCTGCCAGATGCTCTTTATCAGTCCTTCTGAGGCGGACAATCTCAGCCTGATCGATCGGTGGGCAACGGGTGGGCAGAAGGCTGCAGTCATGGTCAGCGATGTTTTTAATTTTATTGAAGCCGGAGGTCATATCCAGCTGATCGTAACCGATAACCGCCTCTCTTTTGTTGTCAACCACACAGCCATGAGAAAATTGGGCCTCCAGGCCAACTCCTCCCTGCTCAGTCTGGCCTCGACTGTGTATTAA
- a CDS encoding transketolase C-terminal domain-containing protein, which yields MTFPIDLSTYTPLHFSLSQEKLTAEQRSTLRHNIELVRNAIIFFTALANTKGLGGHTGGAYDIVPELLIADGFMKGSDSCYPVYFDEAGHRVAIQYLMAVLNGYRQPADLLHYREFGKGLYGHPERNEPAGIFFSSGRLGHLWSHVNGVAEAHPNKTVFMFGSDGSQQEGGDAEAARYAVARQLKVVLLLDDNDVTIAGHPSSYMPGFDLTRTLSGHGLDVHVCDGEDIDALFTAIRRAITNQAPTAVAIKRKMAPGVPGIEGLPKGHDVIPVDMAIDYLTAKGCDAAVALLKQTPAAAAKITYRGSTPEQAKNRDEFGKIVSDLITELDNPTSRVLVIDSDLEGSCGLHHVRKNCPEVYINAGIMERNNFSVAAGFGSAPGKQGIFGTFAAFLEMVVSEITMARLNQASVLAHFSHSGVDDMADNTCHFGINNFFADNGLAEHDRTRLYFPADALQLKAILTTIFPDAGLRFVFSTRSGTPFILDTNGKRFFGEGYTFKRDCDEIIRPGRDGYIVSYGEMLYRCLHVVELLKDEGIEVGLINKPVLNVIDETMLATVGTSPLVLVIETQNTKSGLGARYGTWLLERGYTPKYGAMGTWKDGAGGLSEQIPYQGMGIEAIRDRVVRMLKR from the coding sequence ATGACATTCCCCATTGATCTCTCGACCTATACTCCCCTGCATTTTTCTTTAAGCCAGGAAAAGTTAACCGCCGAACAACGCTCCACTCTCAGGCACAACATTGAACTCGTCCGTAACGCCATCATCTTTTTTACAGCCCTGGCCAACACAAAAGGACTTGGCGGCCATACAGGAGGCGCCTACGACATTGTTCCCGAGCTGCTGATTGCCGACGGTTTTATGAAGGGTAGCGATTCCTGTTATCCGGTCTATTTCGACGAAGCCGGCCACCGGGTAGCGATTCAGTACCTGATGGCGGTACTCAACGGTTATAGGCAACCGGCTGATCTGCTCCATTATCGTGAGTTCGGCAAAGGTTTGTACGGCCATCCCGAACGGAATGAGCCGGCCGGTATTTTCTTCAGCTCCGGCCGCTTAGGGCACCTCTGGAGTCATGTCAACGGCGTTGCCGAGGCTCACCCGAACAAGACCGTGTTCATGTTTGGCAGTGATGGTTCTCAGCAGGAAGGTGGTGATGCTGAAGCAGCCCGCTATGCAGTGGCACGGCAGCTTAAGGTTGTGTTGTTGCTCGATGACAACGATGTCACCATCGCCGGTCACCCGAGCAGCTATATGCCGGGATTTGATCTTACCCGTACCCTCTCCGGACACGGTCTTGATGTTCACGTCTGTGATGGTGAAGATATTGACGCTCTTTTCACTGCCATTCGCCGGGCAATCACAAATCAGGCACCAACGGCAGTAGCGATCAAACGAAAAATGGCCCCGGGTGTTCCGGGCATCGAAGGACTCCCCAAGGGCCATGACGTCATTCCAGTCGATATGGCCATTGACTACCTCACTGCCAAAGGTTGTGATGCCGCAGTGGCACTGCTCAAACAAACTCCTGCTGCAGCTGCCAAGATCACCTATCGCGGTTCAACGCCGGAGCAGGCCAAAAACCGCGATGAATTCGGTAAAATCGTCAGTGACCTGATTACAGAACTGGACAACCCGACTTCCAGGGTCCTGGTCATTGATTCCGACCTTGAAGGCTCCTGCGGCCTGCATCATGTCCGTAAGAATTGCCCGGAAGTCTATATCAATGCCGGTATCATGGAGCGCAACAACTTCTCTGTTGCCGCAGGATTCGGATCAGCGCCGGGCAAACAAGGTATCTTCGGCACCTTTGCCGCCTTTCTGGAAATGGTTGTTTCCGAAATCACCATGGCCCGTCTCAACCAGGCCAGTGTGCTGGCACACTTTTCACACTCCGGCGTCGATGACATGGCAGACAACACCTGCCATTTCGGAATCAACAACTTCTTTGCGGACAACGGCCTGGCCGAGCACGACCGCACCCGCCTCTATTTTCCGGCCGATGCTCTGCAGTTAAAGGCAATCCTGACCACGATCTTTCCTGATGCAGGATTGCGTTTTGTCTTCTCTACCCGTTCAGGAACTCCATTTATTCTGGATACAAACGGCAAGCGGTTTTTTGGTGAGGGTTACACGTTCAAACGTGACTGTGATGAGATCATTCGCCCCGGTCGTGACGGATATATCGTCTCCTACGGTGAGATGCTGTATCGGTGCCTGCATGTGGTCGAACTGCTGAAGGACGAAGGCATCGAGGTTGGCCTCATCAATAAACCAGTACTCAATGTCATTGATGAGACCATGCTCGCCACGGTCGGCACAAGCCCTCTGGTGCTGGTGATCGAAACCCAGAATACCAAAAGCGGACTGGGGGCACGGTACGGAACCTGGCTGCTCGAACGCGGTTACACGCCGAAATATGGGGCCATGGGAACCTGGAAAGACGGTGCCGGTGGACTTTCTGAGCAGATACCATACCAGGGTATGGGGATAGAGGCGATTCGCGACCGGGTAGTCCGGATGCTCAAGAGGTGA